TAGGATTTCAGAATGGGTCGAGTTGGCCTACCTCTTGCTCGAACTGTGATTGCCCCTGTAAACCATCAGGTTTCAACACCTTTATTGCAACCGTCATGTTCCGGAGGGTACCTTTGTACACACAACCAAACCCACCTTCTCCAATCTTAAGCGAACTACTGAAATTGTCAGTAGCATGCTCCAGTTCAGACAATGAAAACTCACAGTGCATTGCTGTAACCAACACCGAAAGCATCTGGCCTCTTTTCTGACGCAACTCTTGAACCTCACGGACAGCATGATTCCTCTCGTGTAGCAAGCGATCATGCTCTGATAGAATCCGTTCATATTGTCCTCTGGATTCAGAGAGCTGACCTTGCAGATGCTCATTATCCATGTTTGCCTTCAGAAGTTTCTCCATAACCTCATCATGTTGTTTCTTAAGTCGTTCCGACTCTTGCTGTACTCCTGAAAGATATTCCTCCATTGTTCTAGCCtgcagattttttttaaaaaaaatggtcACTCATTCATATTATTAAGATAAGATCAACAGCCAGCAATCTTTGTCAAGATAACCTGCTAATATGTTGGGTTTTTTTGGATAAAAATACATTCATAAGACTGCCATAGCAATTCAACTGCAAATACAGTGGCAGTGCTCTGTTCCAAGCTTGCCCACTGCTTGGAGAAAGAGAACCGTAGAATGTCTTTGTTCTGTATTCCACATgagaatttttttttctcaaacattgCAGGATAGCTACACATCATTACATTATATAAGAGCACTAAAGCCACCCGCCAGCCATCATACAGCACTAGCACTActgcaaaaagaaaaagaaaaaaatacacaCAACCCTAAACCCTTTACAAGATAATACTATTGGGAAAATAAATGAAAGGATGATGATATTTAACCTCTGATCCAGAGTATATTTTTCTCAGAtatgcaggagagctgcgtatctttTATATTAAGAAGGAAAAAAGGGGTATGAGAAAACCCAAAACAGCAAAGATAACACCTGTACACACCTCGACACACAAGGGCACAACAAACCCACACAAACTAACAAACAAATACTCCCAAACACACACAGAGACAACAAACCCACAAATACTCTAACCCAGAGTATAACTTTTAGCCACAAAAAAATAATTACAATGATAATAGCTTCAAGTGCATCATAGTGAAAAGGTTACCATTCGTTCAGATTCAATACGCTTCAAACGCTCGTCAGAAGCTTCCTTCTTGAGTATTGTAGCTTGTTCTGTTGCTTTTCGAAATTTAAGCAGGTCATTTTCTGATTGGAAATTTCCCTGAAAGGACCATTAAAATACTAGCATTTAGTATAGTGCAATTTAATTGGAAAATTGCATCCTTCCTAAAAACAGCTTTCACTTTAACTCCATAAGTGAATGTTGCCCCTCGGCTACTCTTTGTAGACCTACTTGAGCTTAGGGCATGGTGGAGTCAAGGTAAGGGCATGATACAACCAATTGTGTATTAAAACACATTGCCATGCAACCACCATTTGTGCATCAGTTATACATAAGCTCGAGAAGATCAGAAACAGATAAATAGAAGAAAGTATGTGGATGGGGGTGGGTGTGTGAAAATACAAGTGACAAGGTACAGCTTTATGATCCCAATAAAGCCTGTTTATGGTTTTTAAGGGCTCCTTCTTAAGTTGCACATTGCTAGTAAAAGTACAGTTTCTGTGTTACCCAAAGTGTGTTGTACTAAGGATTACTAGCCACAGTAAACCAGACAAGCAAAACATGCAGTATGCAAGAATAATACAAAACAAGCAATCATGGAAATGGAAGACTATTCCGAAGAGAGGAACTAGACTTACCAACATCTCTTTCAAGTCCTCAAGCTCAACATCACCCCCATTAGCCCTCTTAATGCATGCTGCACATCTAATTCAACCAAACACAATGTCAATTTAGATTATGTCATGATTCAAGAAGGGCAGAAGGGAACTGCAAAGCTACCTTCTTAAGCCATCAAGAACTTCCAGATTATTTGGGTCACAGCTCAAACCCTCTAGGTAAGTTGCCATAGCATTTTCATAATTTTCCATCAGGAACTGAACTTTAGCTTTACGCACATAGCCCTTTAGAAAAGTTGGATCCAGTTCAACACATTTCTGTGCATCCTCAAGACCTTGAGGTAAAGCTCCCAGATAGATGTGGCATTGAGCTCTGTTGCTAAATACCTGAAAGATCAGTCATAGATCACAAAATTAATTGCTACAACCAGGACTGCCAAAGAAAAAGGGGCCAGCTCCAGAACATGCCTTTACAGTGAACAATGCATGCCAAATATGACTGATTATAGATGACGTTTTAGTTTTTACCAATGTAAATCTAATTTATCAGAAAAGTTTTTAATCTCAGAAAAAGTACTAGATTACTAAGGATCTGGAGTTACTGtttcttgagaagaaaatcagGGGAATGATCAATATGCTTACTTTTGGATCCTTTGGGTTCATTTTCATAGCTCGCGTGTAGTGTATTGCTGCTTCATGGTATTGCTTCTGCTTGAACAATTCGTTGCCTGCAGTGTTTGTACACAGTAAGCAGCAGTATATTGCAATGGCATATAACTATTTAGGAATTGGATATCTGATGATTAAAAAACACAGATTACTAGGAGACGCATCTACTCGTCCCTTTCTTTTGTGCTCTATCCTTCATTCACATGGGAAGTGGTAACCCGCAGAGTAGCAAAGTTCTAGGCCTAATCCACACAAAAGTAAATGGAACTTTCTGAGAGTATTTATTGTCACCCCAAAATCTGTGTTTCCTTTGTGATTGATAAACAAATGCAGTCCACCAACATTGTCCTATTGTACATTTCATTAAACAAATCAACAATGCCTTAATCGAGCAACATCCAAACCTTTCTCGCGGTGTTGGTCGGCCGTCTCCTGATCCAATCGCTCCTGCTCCTCAAGCTCCTTCTTAACTATCACCGCCTTGTTGAGCTTCTCGTGCGTCTCCTCACTGTAATGCTCGGTGAGCGACTGCTCCAGGGCCCTGATCGCCGGTGCGTAATCTCCGGAGCAGGCCGCGAGCTCGAGCAGCGCCGACGCCTTCCGCAGCAGCGCCTTCGCGACCAGCTTGTTGTCGGCGCTGAGGTCCCTGCCGCGCTTCACCGCCTCGTCGCAGTCCTTCACGCACTCCTTATACTGAAAATGCCCCAAATCGTCAGCCGCCGCATCACTTGCGAGGGTATGGATTAtggaaagggggggggggggggggggggggggggggggggtgagggTGGGGGAGAGACCTTGCCCAAGCGGAAGTAGGCGGCGGCGCGGTTAGTAAGGAAGGAGATGTCTCTGGGGTCGAGGAGCGCGCCGCGGGTGTAGTGCTCGACGGCCGTCTCGAGGAAGGACTTGCGGTAGGCGTCGTTGCCGGCCTCCTTGGCGCACCGCGCCTCCTCCGCCCGCTTGTCCGCCTCCATGGCGTGACTTACTCCCCAACGGATGGCCGATGCGGTGGCGCTACGGCGACTGCGAGCGCATGTGGTCTACGCCCGCGGGCCGCGGCTTGGGGTGGCGGATGGCGGGCTTGCGGCTGCCGG
The nucleotide sequence above comes from Miscanthus floridulus cultivar M001 chromosome 18, ASM1932011v1, whole genome shotgun sequence. Encoded proteins:
- the LOC136520585 gene encoding U-box domain-containing protein 70-like — translated: MEADKRAEEARCAKEAGNDAYRKSFLETAVEHYTRGALLDPRDISFLTNRAAAYFRLGKYKECVKDCDEAVKRGRDLSADNKLVAKALLRKASALLELAACSGDYAPAIRALEQSLTEHYSEETHEKLNKAVIVKKELEEQERLDQETADQHREKGNELFKQKQYHEAAIHYTRAMKMNPKDPKVFSNRAQCHIYLGALPQGLEDAQKCVELDPTFLKGYVRKAKVQFLMENYENAMATYLEGLSCDPNNLEVLDGLRRCAACIKRANGGDVELEDLKEMLGNFQSENDLLKFRKATEQATILKKEASDERLKRIESERMARTMEEYLSGVQQESERLKKQHDEVMEKLLKANMDNEHLQGQLSESRGQYERILSEHDRLLHERNHAVREVQELRQKRGQMLSVLVTAMHCEFSLSELEHATDNFSSSLKIGEGGFGCVYKGTLRNMTVAIKVLKPDGLQGQSQFEQEVAILSRVRHPHLVTLLGACSEISTLVYEFLPNGSLEDFLMCAEKRQTLSWQIRVRIISEICSALTFLHKNKPHPVVHGDLKPANILLDVNLVSKLSDFGISRHLIQSSTNNTTMYHTMHPMGTFKYMDPEFFATGELTCQSDIYSFGIVVLRLLTGKPPDGIKKIVEDAMEKGDLNSVVDTSAGEWPYVHVQQLALLALSCTELSRKRRPDLSAVVWVVVEAMRDAATIPSASSSRSVSDENITPSYFVCPISQDVMDDPHIAADGFTYEAEAIRSWLDSGHDTSPMTNMRLEHDELIPNRALRSAIQEWLQQQNTAL